The DNA window GTTTGGCGCCGGCTACAACGTCCTACCGATCTGGAAGCAGCGTCTCGATGCTAGGACTCTGGTGACCACACCAAACTCCGATGTCCTCTATGCGATGAGCTACCTAGACCTAGGCAAGGATGGTCCGCTGGTGATGGAAGCACCGCGTGGGCTGCAAGGCATCCTGCTCGACTTCTGGCAACGCCCCATCCCTGGACCCTCTGTTGGCGGAAAACAGTTCTCCGGCGACGTCGGCCTGGCTGGACCGGACGGCGGCAAGGGCGGCAAGTTTCTGTTGTTGCCACCCGGCTATAAGGGATCGGTGCCGCAAGGTTATTTCATCTACCGTTCAGCCACAAACAACGTCTTCGTCTTCCTGCGCGGTTTCTATGAGGACCCGAAGAATCTGACCCCGGCCGTCACACACCTTGAACAGACGAAAATCTATCCGCTGAACGGCCAGGCTGGCGCGAAGCCGATGAAATTCCCCGACGCCTCCGGCGTCCCGGCCGACATGCTACCGGTCAGCGACGGCAGTGCCTTCGATCAACTCAAGCTGCTCGTAGACAGGGAGGGCGACAACCTCGCCGGTCCCGACTGGCTCGGCATGCTGGCGGCGATCGGCATCGTCAAGGGCCAGCCGTTCACACCAGATGCGCACACACGGGAGATTCTCGATCGGGCCGCGAAGACCGGCTACAAGACGGCGCGCGTCATCGGTTTCGAACAAGTTGTCGGTGGCATGTCCTACGTGATCTACCCAGATCGGCACTGGATCAGGCCCTTCACCGACGGCACGCCATCAAAGCCATCAGGTGTACTGAATCTGTCCTGGTTAAACACCGCTGGAGGCTATCTGGCACTTGACGCCCGGATCAACTTCTTCAGCTACGTTTACTCGATCAGCCCCGGCATGATCACATACACGCCTGGCAAAGGCGCAAATTACATGGTCGGCTTTGCGGATGGCGAGGGCGCGCCCTTGTTGGGTGGCACCAACTATCGCCTGAGGCTGCCGCCGAATGTCCCGGCCGAAATCTTCTGGTCGGTGACGCTCTACGATGCGTATACCGGCTCGGGACTGGCCAACGGCCAGCCCTTCCCTTCGCTCGGCTCGCGCGACAAACCAGCGCGGAATGCCGACGGCAGCACAGACCTTTACCTCGGCCCCAGAGCCCCCGAGGGCAAGACCGGAAACTGGCTCGCGACTGTGCCGGACAAAGGGTATTTCGCGGTCATCAGACTCTACGGCCCGACCGAAGCGGCTATCGACAAAAGCTGGAAGCCCGGCGACATCGAAGCGGTGAAGTGACGTTAGGCTGCCGATGCCGGCGGTGAACATGATGCGGATGAGACCCCTCGTCTACGGCGTAGGCGAAATGTCCGAGTTGGGTCGTCCAGAAGCTATGGGGACGGCGGCAAAGGTCTGGCACCGTTGTCGTTGT is part of the Bradyrhizobium erythrophlei genome and encodes:
- a CDS encoding DUF1254 domain-containing protein; amino-acid sequence: MRKTSLLAAGFVGALAVQGTALAQFARFDELANLPFAEGRPTKETAQTLRDELLFERATQTYLWAMPLINTLGMQVGSEKTFGAGYNVLPIWKQRLDARTLVTTPNSDVLYAMSYLDLGKDGPLVMEAPRGLQGILLDFWQRPIPGPSVGGKQFSGDVGLAGPDGGKGGKFLLLPPGYKGSVPQGYFIYRSATNNVFVFLRGFYEDPKNLTPAVTHLEQTKIYPLNGQAGAKPMKFPDASGVPADMLPVSDGSAFDQLKLLVDREGDNLAGPDWLGMLAAIGIVKGQPFTPDAHTREILDRAAKTGYKTARVIGFEQVVGGMSYVIYPDRHWIRPFTDGTPSKPSGVLNLSWLNTAGGYLALDARINFFSYVYSISPGMITYTPGKGANYMVGFADGEGAPLLGGTNYRLRLPPNVPAEIFWSVTLYDAYTGSGLANGQPFPSLGSRDKPARNADGSTDLYLGPRAPEGKTGNWLATVPDKGYFAVIRLYGPTEAAIDKSWKPGDIEAVK